In Xanthomonas sp. SI, the following are encoded in one genomic region:
- a CDS encoding TonB-dependent receptor has product MSFPHASHPSHRRAPVQQPLALAVVAALSLGSSWSALAQEASADDGKTQTLDSIVVTGSRLRRVDTETANPVVTINRAQIEATGKATLGDLVQELPSIAGNATNPNTNNGGGTGASTISLRGLSDKRTLILVNGTRLASNDVNAIPATMIERVEVLSDGASAVYGSDAIGGVVNFILRKGFDGIEASTDFGTSSRSDGNRRNFSLTAGKTSERGSIVAGLSYHNIDPVSAGERGYSKDALSLIDGVPVKQGSSATPTGSISFDEGSAQSKALAASNGCSRVTFNGGSGSPTNASQYHCYNASADSYNYQPYNLLQTPQERTNAFVIGSFRFNDHLEGYVNTYFSKTTSSSIIAPIPIFANGDNFLVSAGSYYNPFGVNFGTDRSTGTSYNSFNSRATVLGNRRYEYNTYNFQINPGLRGSFGDSSWQWDASVNYGKVKQKSINQGFLDYAGFNAAVGPSFLDSDGTVKCGSAGAAIAGCTPIDVFNLNSESNKAALEALVVNPIVTSVYTVKQFEANANGNLFDLPAGTVSLAAGVSYRKESTSTAADPLWTGDENGMCGVIEFCATVLGGSFSVKEAYAEALFPLLADLPLVHSLNLTIGSRFSDYDTVGSKTNSKVSLEYRPIENLLLRGTVSQVFRAPNINELYSGVVGDSATVNDPCNGYTGGHEGACVNVPTDGSYQQADNQIGAKASGAVVAGYQLKPETGKSYDFGVVYDPGWLDGLSMSADLWKINLQDTITQVSAQTVFNQCYANSGSAFCALIHRNDNGTINYVAEPTVNLGKLWASGADFSLNYRLPDTAWGSFNAGLNGTYTIRYDVNPDSTDPNTVTIHNAGKYTQAYGNFPRWRALGTLGWNLGNWSANYRMRYIGATEIGSADARQNLSADVGEASVVRGIGAYVYHSAQVGYQFAQWRTRVEFGVDNLTDKQPPLYYANNVGNANTDVATYDLLGRYYWARATVKF; this is encoded by the coding sequence ATGTCGTTCCCGCACGCATCTCATCCTTCCCATCGCCGCGCACCGGTGCAACAGCCGCTGGCACTGGCCGTGGTCGCCGCATTGTCGCTGGGCAGCTCCTGGTCGGCGCTGGCACAGGAGGCGAGCGCGGACGACGGCAAGACCCAGACCCTGGACAGCATCGTGGTCACCGGTTCGCGCCTGCGCCGCGTCGATACCGAGACCGCCAATCCGGTGGTGACGATCAACCGCGCGCAGATCGAGGCGACCGGCAAGGCCACGCTCGGCGATCTGGTGCAGGAACTGCCGTCGATCGCCGGCAACGCGACCAATCCCAACACCAACAATGGCGGCGGCACCGGCGCCTCGACCATTTCGCTGCGCGGCCTGAGCGACAAGCGCACGCTGATCCTGGTCAACGGCACGCGCCTGGCCAGCAACGACGTCAATGCGATTCCGGCGACGATGATCGAGCGGGTGGAAGTGCTCAGCGACGGCGCCTCGGCGGTGTACGGCTCGGACGCGATCGGCGGCGTGGTCAACTTCATCCTGCGTAAGGGCTTCGACGGCATCGAGGCCAGCACCGACTTCGGCACCAGCTCGCGCAGCGACGGCAACCGCCGCAACTTCTCCCTGACCGCCGGCAAGACCAGCGAGCGCGGCAGCATCGTCGCCGGCCTGTCGTACCACAACATCGATCCGGTCTCGGCCGGCGAGCGCGGCTATTCCAAGGATGCGCTGTCGCTGATCGACGGCGTGCCGGTGAAGCAGGGGTCCTCGGCCACGCCGACCGGCAGCATCAGCTTCGACGAAGGTTCCGCCCAGTCCAAGGCGCTGGCGGCGAGCAACGGCTGCTCGCGGGTCACCTTCAACGGCGGCAGCGGCAGCCCGACCAATGCCAGCCAGTACCACTGCTACAACGCCTCCGCCGACTCCTACAACTACCAGCCATACAACCTGCTGCAGACCCCGCAGGAACGTACCAACGCCTTCGTGATCGGCAGCTTCCGCTTCAACGATCACCTGGAAGGCTACGTCAACACCTACTTCAGCAAGACCACTTCGTCCTCGATCATCGCGCCGATTCCGATCTTCGCCAACGGCGACAATTTCCTGGTCTCCGCCGGCAGCTACTACAACCCGTTCGGCGTCAACTTCGGCACCGACCGCAGCACCGGGACCTCGTACAACAGCTTCAACAGCCGCGCCACGGTGCTGGGCAACCGCCGCTACGAGTACAACACCTACAATTTCCAGATCAATCCCGGCCTGCGCGGCAGCTTCGGCGACAGCTCCTGGCAGTGGGATGCCAGCGTCAACTACGGCAAGGTCAAGCAGAAGTCGATCAACCAAGGCTTCCTCGACTACGCCGGCTTCAACGCCGCGGTGGGGCCGTCGTTCCTGGACAGCGACGGCACGGTCAAGTGCGGCAGCGCCGGCGCAGCGATCGCCGGCTGCACCCCGATCGACGTGTTCAACCTCAACAGCGAAAGCAACAAGGCCGCGCTGGAAGCGCTGGTGGTCAACCCGATCGTCACCAGCGTCTACACGGTCAAGCAGTTCGAGGCCAACGCCAACGGCAACCTGTTCGACCTGCCGGCCGGCACGGTGAGCCTGGCCGCGGGCGTGTCCTATCGCAAGGAAAGCACCTCCACCGCCGCCGATCCGCTGTGGACCGGCGACGAGAACGGCATGTGCGGGGTGATCGAATTCTGCGCCACCGTGCTCGGCGGCAGCTTCAGCGTCAAGGAAGCCTATGCCGAGGCGCTGTTCCCGCTGCTGGCCGACCTGCCGCTGGTGCATTCGCTGAACCTGACCATCGGCAGCCGCTTCTCCGACTACGACACCGTCGGCAGCAAGACCAACAGCAAGGTCTCGCTGGAGTACCGTCCGATCGAGAACCTGCTGCTGCGCGGCACGGTGTCGCAGGTGTTCCGCGCGCCGAACATCAACGAACTGTATTCCGGCGTGGTCGGCGATTCGGCCACGGTCAACGATCCGTGCAACGGCTACACCGGTGGCCACGAGGGCGCCTGCGTCAACGTGCCCACCGACGGCAGCTACCAGCAGGCCGACAACCAGATCGGCGCCAAGGCGTCCGGTGCGGTGGTGGCCGGCTACCAGCTCAAGCCGGAGACCGGCAAGTCCTACGATTTCGGCGTGGTCTACGATCCGGGCTGGCTGGATGGCCTGTCGATGAGCGCGGACCTGTGGAAGATCAACCTGCAGGACACCATCACCCAGGTGTCGGCGCAGACCGTGTTCAACCAGTGCTACGCCAACTCGGGCAGCGCATTCTGCGCGCTGATCCACCGCAACGACAACGGCACCATCAACTACGTCGCCGAGCCCACCGTAAACCTCGGCAAGCTGTGGGCCAGCGGCGCCGACTTCAGCCTCAACTACCGTCTGCCGGACACCGCGTGGGGCAGCTTCAACGCCGGCCTCAACGGCACCTACACGATCCGCTACGACGTCAACCCGGACAGCACCGACCCGAACACCGTCACCATCCACAACGCAGGCAAGTACACCCAGGCCTACGGCAACTTCCCGCGCTGGCGCGCGCTGGGCACCCTGGGCTGGAACCTCGGCAACTGGAGCGCCAACTACCGCATGCGCTACATCGGCGCCACCGAGATCGGCAGCGCCGACGCGCGGCAGAACCTGTCGGCCGACGTCGGCGAGGCCAGCGTGGTGCGTGGCATCGGCGCCTACGTCTACCACAGCGCGCAGGTCGGCTATCAGTTCGCGCAGTGGCGCACCCGTGTCGAGTTCGGCGTTGACAACCTCACCGACAAGCAGCCGCCGCTGTACTACGCCAACAACGTCGGCAACGCCAACACCGACGTGGCCACCTACGATCTGCTCGGCCGCTACTACTGGGCGCGGGCGACGGTGAAGTTCTAG
- a CDS encoding Ldh family oxidoreductase: MNASDTVALSLDQATELVERILRHAGFGPAHVRTLTATIVAGERDGCASHGLYRTLGCVTTLRNGKVAGDAEPVVHDQAPGIVRVDACGGFSLLAFERGLPSLIEKARGNGLAALAINHCVHFSALWPEVERITEAGLVALICNPSHAWVTPAGGHTPLLGTNPLAFGWPRVDALPFVFDFATSAVARGEIELHRRAGLPIPEGWGVDATGKPTTDPNVVAGGGGAMLTFGGHKGSALSAMIELIAGPLIGDLTSAESLAYDAGAGASPYHGELILALDPVRFLGAEWAVHMARAEAFFAAYQGTGARLPSQRRYQARARSVLEGVRIPCNLHQDLLKLLE, encoded by the coding sequence ATGAATGCCAGCGATACCGTCGCACTGTCCCTGGACCAGGCTACCGAGCTGGTCGAACGTATCCTGCGCCATGCCGGCTTCGGCCCGGCGCATGTGCGAACCCTCACCGCCACGATCGTCGCGGGCGAACGCGACGGCTGCGCGTCGCATGGGCTTTACCGCACCCTGGGCTGTGTGACGACGCTGCGCAACGGCAAGGTCGCTGGCGATGCCGAACCGGTCGTGCACGATCAGGCGCCCGGGATCGTTCGCGTCGACGCATGCGGCGGCTTTTCGCTGCTGGCGTTCGAGCGCGGCCTGCCCTCGCTGATCGAAAAGGCGCGCGGCAATGGACTGGCGGCGCTGGCGATCAACCATTGCGTGCATTTCTCCGCGCTATGGCCGGAAGTCGAACGCATCACCGAGGCCGGGCTGGTCGCGCTGATCTGCAATCCCAGCCATGCCTGGGTCACGCCGGCCGGCGGCCACACGCCGTTGCTGGGAACCAACCCGCTCGCGTTCGGCTGGCCGCGCGTGGACGCGCTTCCCTTCGTGTTCGATTTCGCCACCAGCGCGGTGGCGCGCGGCGAGATCGAATTGCACCGCCGCGCCGGCCTGCCGATTCCCGAAGGCTGGGGCGTGGACGCCACCGGCAAGCCGACCACCGATCCGAACGTGGTCGCCGGCGGCGGTGGTGCGATGCTGACCTTCGGCGGACACAAGGGGTCGGCGCTGTCCGCCATGATCGAATTGATCGCCGGGCCGCTGATCGGCGACCTCACCAGCGCCGAATCGCTGGCGTATGACGCCGGCGCCGGCGCTTCCCCGTACCACGGCGAATTGATCCTGGCCTTGGACCCGGTGCGCTTCCTGGGCGCGGAATGGGCCGTGCACATGGCACGCGCCGAGGCGTTCTTCGCCGCCTATCAGGGCACCGGTGCGCGGCTGCCCTCGCAACGTCGCTATCAGGCGCGCGCACGTAGCGTCCTTGAGGGTGTGCGGATTCCGTGCAACCTGCACCAGGACCTGCTGAAGTTGCTGGAGTAA